The sequence below is a genomic window from Pectinophora gossypiella chromosome 13, ilPecGoss1.1, whole genome shotgun sequence.
cttaacgtgccttccaaaacacggaggagctcaaatgaaaacttttttttgtggtcacccatcctatgaccggcctttgcaaaagttgcttaacttcaacaatcgcagaccgagcgcgtttaccgctccTCACACACACCCTATGTGTATGTAGTAAAGTGTAAAAAATCCTGTAACAGACGCAGCGGTAGACTCGTCCAAGAAGGCGGCGGAGAAGGCAGCAGCGGACGCGAGCAACGCAGTCAACAGCGCTGTAGACGACACTCTGAAGCGGGTGGAGGGCGCTGCCGACGAGGGACTCAAGAACGCTGGCCAGGTCGTTGATGCCAAGATAAAGGACGCTGACAAATACCTCAGCGAGAAACGGGACACGGTGAGACACCTACTTTATTTAGATTATAAACTGTCAATATGCTCCATGTCCCGTCCAAGACAAAATGTGATCTTTTCCCGACGGGATGCGATCCAGCCGCTGTTTCATTACTACCCACAGCGACCCCATCCTTTAAGTAGCGATCTCGCTTTATCGCCACCTGGAAAGCTAGATATCGATCGATGTTCTGTGCTGAAAATGGTTAGTAGAGTTATGATCGTATGACAAgatcctgttttttttttcatattataaCTATTCCATGTAACTTTTTTGAACATAATTACAGAGAGGCTAGTGTCAAACAATAGTAAACACAAGGAATAAAATGCTTACTcacgtaatttataattttcctGTTTCATTTCCAGTTCACCTCAAACCTGTCAAACGCGGCCCACCAGGGCGCGGACGGGGCTGCAGGACTCCTGAGCAAGGGACTTGGCAGCTTCGGTGGCCACAAGTAAACATCTACTCTCAATCGTCATAGGGCCATAAGTCATAACGCTAAGCTATTGGGGAAACTACAGATTAGtatagtattataatatattatatttaaaacaagaCCTATCTATATTTCCCGTTATATTTTatagaatatatttaattatttatactataTAGAGTATTAAgacaattataatatacatactgGACTcgaaataatgataataaatcaTACATGGTGCAATCTGTAAGTTTTCCCGTTTATTGTTATTGTCACATTTTGTTTATTACGCACAGCTAAGTGTAATGTAAGTTTTATCTCTGTTACAAACAGTACAACTTAAGTTATTCACGCGagaattataatgaaaatacGTAACGTTTATTgtagatattattattgtattgcgTTATAATTGTATCAAATATTCAACGagcatattttattatctggatacttttattatactttttaaattgtgtatttttttcctaattaCATTTGATTGTGTTAAagaaaataccttttaaaaataatttttagtCAAGACTCGATTGCAATCtcataaaaaatgtatgttGTCGGTGTATTTTTATGTCtagtttataagttattttaagGCATTCAACAGGATTGAACTGCATTTCAAATGCATTTTGCAAGCCTACTGTATAACTTAACGTCACAAGCTTGGCCGTCCGTATATTGAAACTTACTCTATATTTACATGTACATTTACTGAACAAATGAACTACTTATATGCCTACTTAcactataatttttaaataagtaagtgaCTAAGAGAGGAACCTATTATTCTGATTTACAAGCGATCATGGTTTAGCTTAGATAAGACCAATTTCCATTTGTACGGTACCTAAGCGTTCTATAATCTATTATTTAGCAACTGAAggaatattttacaatattatagtTTACCACGCTACCTGCTTGCAGGATAATGGGTTCAACTTAAGGTAATCCCCTATGAGCTAGTTTACACTGCTTAGCAGTATATTTTACGACAGAAAATATATACAGATgtagttaaataaaattttaaatttgttgcTGTATTTTTCTAGTGCTTTATAATGTTGTTGCTTgatatacattttaaatagtagagcaaaataaatacctttatttaatatttacatttttaacacGAACATGAGCATATAATAGATGTTTTGTTtgtacaataaacatttttaaattctatatcTTGTACCTATATGTTGTTTCAATATATTACTTTACATCATATACTGTTTTATTTAAtccttatttattttcgatttagtTTATGGAGTTTTTATAACTAAACATACTTATCAAATATAAATACTACCCCATTCAAAATGGTATAAGATTTTTGCCTGGaaaaaacaaacacaataaaataaaactaaaataattccAATTTCCCGCTTATTTCATAACCGGAAACATGTGTTGCAAGTTTTTACTACCTTTTGCTACTATATATAAACATTTCTGCAAAAACGAAACGCTCGATTTGACATTCACTTGTCAATTTTGACATATAAACAATAAAGATGGCCGCGCTAGTGAGGACAGGAATTTCCTTCgcaaaaaatgcaattatttctaCATCTACGCGTGCTATTTCGACTACTGTTCCATTAAATTTAAGGGAAAGTGAGTAAAATACATGATTCAAAAAATATcgccatttaaatatttttttataagctttaacttttgaggttatgttgtttctaatataatttataattttgtagttCGTGAACGCAAGGAAGGTTCGACAGTAATAGTAGAAGGCGTGAGTGTGCCCTCGCCACGCACTGAAATTCTTGTGCGTACCGACAAGCTCGCTGCTAATCTTACTGACGAAAATGGAAAGCCGCCTTGTTATATGTGTTCCCTGGGTTTGGACGTGAAGCACACAGATGTCATGATCCTGAGTCAGTTCGTACGGTCAGACGGCTGCATGCTGCCGAGACGCATCACAGGCCTATGCCGGCGTCAGCAGAAGAAAATTGGCAAGATGGTGTCTATGGCACAGAAAGCAGGTTAGTTTTTTCCATATCTAGTCTCAATAACATTACCTATGTGTGGATATAAAAATGCCTATTACcaaatttaattatttccagGTTTAATGATCAATATGACACCAAGCAATTGTAAAGGAGATCCAACGAAGCGAAAGGACCATAAAAAGTTCAACACTTACTATGATGAGAAGACAATCTTCTGGAAGAGAATACCCAAACCTAGTGACCGGTTCAAGCGATAATGCTGCTTAtagttttaaatgttaaaaATTCTCCAAGAATGTGTGCATGCCTGTTAACAGAACGGGCATTGAGTATCAGGCATTTTACTGTTATGGaatagcaataaaaaatatagaataaacATATGtgccaattattttttatgaataataacATAGATAAAACTTAAGAAAAACAGTTGAAAAGAAACAACAAATAAGAGAGCattttaataatgtattttcaatTTCGTTGTCTGTTGCTGCTTCATACTGCGGCGACCACCACTGTACTGACGCTAGGAAATAGGAGCATCACCTCCTTAAGGGTAGGCAGTAACTGTATGAGTCATAATTCCGAGAGCAAATCTAGTAgcaataacaacaacataatatgATTACATACAATTACGAAAAAGTTATAATACAAAACAGCATGTTACAATAAACAATTGCACTCttgttaaaaatgtaaaaataaattgcaaaAAAGAAATGCATTCTTATGCAAAATAACTACTTTATAAgacataaaaata
It includes:
- the LOC126372191 gene encoding 28S ribosomal protein S18a, mitochondrial → MAALVRTGISFAKNAIISTSTRAISTTVPLNLREIRERKEGSTVIVEGVSVPSPRTEILVRTDKLAANLTDENGKPPCYMCSLGLDVKHTDVMILSQFVRSDGCMLPRRITGLCRRQQKKIGKMVSMAQKAGLMINMTPSNCKGDPTKRKDHKKFNTYYDEKTIFWKRIPKPSDRFKR